The window CCCCCTCACCCGCAGGAAGCTCTCCATAGTGCCTCAAAATGGCGTCATTCTGGAAATGGCGGCAGCTTTTCATTTAACTCTTTTCTCCATAGTTATAGCCGTAATCGTCTTTTAACCTTGCCTGCAACTCTCTCACGGCACGAAAGAGATGGCTTTTAACTGTCCCTTCGGCTATCTTAAGGATGGCTGCGATCTCCTTGATCGGCATCCCATGGTAATTTTTCAGTATAAATACCGCCTTTTGCTTGGCGGGAAGGACATCTAATGCCTTCCTTACCTTTTGCGACAACTCCTTCTGATCATATCTTTCCGCCGGGCCAGGGGTAAGGGCCGGTTTCTCGGCTAACGAGCAACGCGGGTCCTCTCTGGTATCTCCTTCCGGCTGAAATATCTTCCACCAGCGCCTTTTCCGGCGCCTAAAGTCCATACACAGGTTGACCAGGATACGGTAAAACCAGGTGTATAAAGAGGACTCATCGCGAAATTGCCCCAGGCGCTCATAGGCGCGAACGAACGCCTCTTGTGAAAGATCCCGGGCATCCTCTACATCATTGACCAGGTCGAAGGCGATGAAAAAGGCCCTTTTTTGATACTTAGCCACAAACTCGCCAAAGTCCTTATAAGTATCCTTACGGGCAACCACCGATGAACAGGATGGATTATCGGTCATAAAATCCACGTATGAGAACTGCGGTTGCGTGCAAAGTCCATCCATGTAGTCGTTCGACTCCAGCACGGTTTATTGAAGTTAGACGAAAAAAGTCCCGGATGGTTTACAGCAGTTTTAATGGGTTGTGGACCGGCCTTATAAAAATATACATTCATGGTCAGAGGTTACCTTTTATTATCTCAGAAACGGC is drawn from Thermodesulfobacteriota bacterium and contains these coding sequences:
- a CDS encoding sigma-70 family RNA polymerase sigma factor: MTDNPSCSSVVARKDTYKDFGEFVAKYQKRAFFIAFDLVNDVEDARDLSQEAFVRAYERLGQFRDESSLYTWFYRILVNLCMDFRRRKRRWWKIFQPEGDTREDPRCSLAEKPALTPGPAERYDQKELSQKVRKALDVLPAKQKAVFILKNYHGMPIKEIAAILKIAEGTVKSHLFRAVRELQARLKDDYGYNYGEKS